The following are encoded in a window of Algiphilus aromaticivorans DG1253 genomic DNA:
- the lepA gene encoding translation elongation factor 4, with amino-acid sequence MQQTRIRNFSIIAHIDHGKSTLADRFIQLCHGLEEREMQEQVLDNNPIERERGITIKSQAITLHFTARDGIEYQLNLIDTPGHVDFSYEVSRSLASCEGALLIVDASQGVEAQTVANCYTAVDQDLEVITVLNKVDLPNADCERVITEIEDIIGIEARDALRISAKTGEGVTEVLESLVEKVPPPEGSAEAPVQALIIDSWFDNYLGVISLVRVVNGRLSKGQRIRVMATGRDHEISMLGRNTPKRNELDALETGEVGFVVAGIKDIDGAPVGDTLTDARHPCDKRLPGFREIQPRVFAGIFPVSSDDFEELRDALSKLRLNDSALSYEPESSTALGFGFRCGFLGMLHMEIVQERLEREYNIDLITTAPSVVYECALHDGSTKSVQNPAELPDSGLIMELREPIITARILMPERCIGAVMQLCMEKRAGEPELHYHGSQVQMVVDMPLAEVVLDFFDRLKSVSRGYASFEYDFKHFAVAELVRLDVLVNGERVDALSTICHRDMAYDRGRGLCERMQELIPRQMFDVAIQAAIGSRILARTTVKALRKNVTAKCYGGDVSRKRKLLEKQKEGKKRMKQVGNVEIPQSAFLAILNVDRR; translated from the coding sequence ATGCAGCAGACACGCATTCGCAACTTCTCGATCATCGCGCATATCGATCACGGCAAGTCGACGCTGGCTGATCGATTCATCCAGCTCTGTCACGGGCTGGAAGAGCGCGAGATGCAGGAGCAGGTGCTCGACAATAATCCGATCGAGCGCGAGCGCGGCATCACCATCAAGTCGCAGGCGATCACGCTGCACTTCACGGCGCGCGATGGCATCGAATACCAGCTCAATCTGATCGACACGCCGGGGCATGTCGACTTCTCCTACGAGGTCTCGCGCTCGCTGGCGTCCTGTGAAGGCGCGTTGCTCATCGTGGACGCGTCGCAGGGCGTGGAGGCGCAGACCGTGGCCAACTGCTACACGGCCGTCGACCAGGATCTGGAAGTGATTACGGTCCTGAATAAGGTGGATCTGCCCAACGCGGACTGCGAGCGGGTCATCACCGAGATTGAGGACATCATCGGCATCGAGGCGCGCGATGCGCTGCGCATCTCCGCGAAGACCGGCGAGGGCGTGACGGAGGTACTGGAGTCGCTGGTGGAGAAGGTGCCGCCGCCCGAGGGCAGTGCCGAGGCACCGGTGCAGGCGCTGATCATCGACTCCTGGTTCGACAACTATCTGGGCGTGATTTCGCTGGTGCGCGTGGTCAACGGGCGCCTGTCCAAGGGGCAGCGCATCCGGGTGATGGCCACCGGTCGTGATCACGAGATCAGCATGCTTGGCCGCAACACCCCCAAGCGCAACGAGCTGGATGCTCTGGAAACCGGCGAGGTAGGTTTCGTCGTCGCCGGTATCAAGGATATCGACGGCGCGCCGGTGGGCGATACCCTGACCGATGCGCGTCATCCCTGCGACAAGCGCCTACCTGGTTTCCGAGAGATTCAGCCGCGCGTCTTCGCCGGCATCTTTCCGGTGTCCTCGGACGACTTCGAGGAATTGCGCGATGCGCTGTCCAAGCTGCGCCTGAACGACTCCGCGCTGTCCTACGAGCCGGAGAGTTCAACGGCCCTCGGCTTCGGCTTCCGCTGTGGCTTCCTGGGCATGCTGCACATGGAGATCGTGCAGGAGCGATTGGAGCGTGAGTACAACATTGATCTCATCACCACCGCGCCTTCGGTGGTCTATGAGTGCGCTCTGCACGATGGTTCGACGAAGAGCGTGCAGAACCCGGCAGAGCTGCCCGACAGCGGTCTGATTATGGAGCTGCGCGAGCCCATTATCACCGCCCGCATCCTCATGCCGGAGCGCTGCATCGGCGCGGTCATGCAGCTCTGCATGGAGAAGCGCGCTGGCGAGCCGGAGCTGCACTACCACGGCAGTCAGGTGCAGATGGTGGTGGATATGCCGCTGGCCGAGGTGGTACTCGACTTCTTCGATCGCCTGAAGAGCGTTTCGCGCGGCTACGCCAGCTTCGAGTACGACTTCAAGCATTTCGCGGTGGCCGAGCTAGTGCGGCTGGACGTGCTCGTCAATGGCGAGCGCGTCGATGCGCTGTCGACGATCTGCCATCGCGACATGGCCTATGACCGAGGACGCGGCCTCTGCGAGCGCATGCAGGAGCTGATCCCGCGGCAGATGTTCGATGTCGCCATCCAGGCGGCCATCGGCTCGCGCATTCTCGCGCGCACCACTGTCAAGGCGTTGCGCAAGAATGTGACGGCCAAGTGCTACGGCGGCGACGTCTCGCGCAAGCGCAAGCTTCTGGAGAAGCAGAAGGAAGGTAAGAAGCGCATGAAGCAGGTTGGCAACGTCGAGATCCCGCAGTCGGCCTTCCTCGCCATACTCAACGTTGATAGGAGGTAG
- a CDS encoding glutaredoxin family protein, whose product MNGPCLLTRPGCDLCDEFHAEWHAAFPGIELPRLNVDRDPALRQRFGGTIPVLLDESDREVCRVCFDRLACEPLAVRMGRDS is encoded by the coding sequence GTGAATGGCCCCTGCTTGCTGACGCGGCCGGGCTGCGACCTCTGTGACGAGTTCCACGCCGAGTGGCACGCAGCCTTTCCGGGGATAGAGCTTCCGCGCCTGAACGTCGACCGGGATCCCGCGCTCAGGCAGCGTTTCGGGGGCACGATACCGGTGCTTCTCGATGAATCTGACCGGGAAGTATGCCGGGTGTGCTTCGATCGTTTGGCCTGTGAGCCGCTGGCGGTGCGGATGGGGCGCGACAGCTGA
- a CDS encoding DegQ family serine endoprotease, producing MRARNACLAAAAALTLAACSSSEPTTSGLPDFSDIARDAGPSVVNIATISRSNGDAASGGLPFGLEESPFGDWFRDRFGDEGADRPSRSLGSGFVLWDDYVLTNHHVVRNADEIIVRLADRRELEAEVVGSDERSDLALLKLDADNVQPVRIGNSEALEVGNWVVAIGSPFGFEQTVTAGIVSAKGRSLSSGQYVPFIQTDVAINQGNSGGPLFNLNGEVVGINSQIYSQTGGFQGISFAIPIDMAISVAEQLRDEGSVARGWLGVVIQEVTRDLAMSFGLDRPRGALVTRVLPDGPAADAGIREGDVILRFDGEKVPRSAALPALVGASKPGSEAEVELLRDGDRRSLEVTVGRLEESAVRDDAAPKPKPPVDAGVLGMRVQPLSDVEREDAGVMGSGVRVVEVREGPAAAAGIRRNDIILSVAGSEVDSASRLSELVERQTPGRSVPFLVQRGGSPLFIAVRIPE from the coding sequence TTGCGCGCACGCAATGCTTGCCTCGCAGCGGCAGCGGCTCTGACGCTGGCTGCCTGCTCGTCCTCCGAGCCGACGACCTCCGGGCTGCCCGATTTTTCGGATATCGCCCGCGACGCCGGCCCATCGGTGGTCAACATCGCGACGATCAGCCGGAGCAATGGCGACGCGGCATCCGGAGGGCTGCCTTTCGGGCTTGAGGAATCGCCTTTCGGAGATTGGTTCCGCGACCGTTTCGGCGATGAGGGGGCAGACCGGCCCTCGCGTTCGCTGGGTTCCGGCTTCGTGCTGTGGGATGACTATGTCCTGACCAATCATCACGTCGTGCGTAATGCCGACGAGATCATCGTGCGCCTGGCCGACCGGCGTGAGCTGGAAGCCGAGGTTGTGGGCTCGGACGAGCGTTCCGATCTGGCTCTGCTAAAGCTCGATGCCGACAACGTTCAGCCCGTGCGCATTGGTAACAGCGAAGCGCTGGAAGTCGGCAACTGGGTCGTGGCTATTGGTTCGCCCTTCGGCTTCGAGCAGACCGTCACCGCCGGTATCGTCTCTGCCAAGGGGCGCAGCCTGTCGAGCGGCCAGTACGTGCCCTTCATCCAGACGGACGTGGCGATCAATCAGGGCAACAGCGGCGGGCCACTGTTCAATCTGAATGGTGAGGTCGTGGGCATCAACTCGCAGATCTACAGCCAGACCGGCGGCTTCCAGGGCATTTCCTTCGCCATCCCGATCGACATGGCGATCAGTGTCGCCGAGCAGCTCCGCGACGAAGGCAGCGTCGCGCGCGGCTGGCTGGGCGTGGTGATCCAGGAGGTCACGCGCGACTTGGCGATGTCCTTCGGTCTCGATCGGCCGCGCGGGGCGCTGGTCACACGCGTGCTGCCGGACGGCCCCGCCGCCGACGCGGGCATCCGCGAGGGCGATGTCATCCTCCGCTTCGATGGTGAGAAGGTGCCGCGCTCGGCGGCGTTGCCGGCGCTGGTGGGCGCGAGCAAGCCGGGCAGCGAGGCCGAGGTCGAGCTGCTGCGCGACGGCGATCGCCGCAGCCTGGAAGTCACCGTGGGGCGCCTTGAGGAATCGGCTGTGCGCGACGACGCCGCGCCCAAGCCGAAGCCGCCGGTAGATGCGGGCGTGCTGGGTATGCGTGTTCAGCCGCTCAGCGATGTCGAGCGCGAGGACGCCGGTGTCATGGGCAGCGGCGTGCGCGTGGTCGAGGTCCGCGAGGGGCCGGCGGCTGCCGCCGGCATTCGCCGTAATGACATCATCCTGAGCGTGGCCGGGAGCGAAGTCGATTCCGCCTCTCGCTTGAGCGAGCTGGTCGAGCGTCAGACTCCTGGTCGCTCTGTGCCGTTTCTGGTGCAGCGCGGTGGCTCACCGCTCTTCATCGCCGTGCGTATCCCGGAGTGA
- a CDS encoding SoxR reducing system RseC family protein codes for MIEERAIVTRIDADQVYVQALNMGNCKRCAEGRGCGGGLLGRLGRHRRHAIPVTTKIADLQSGDPVVVGIGSDALLRASVMVYLMPLVGMIGMGAVARLGLGAGDLLVAAFAVAGLAGGLLYVRWKSESVDASQFRPVVLRRDRFGADSCPRLNDEY; via the coding sequence ATGATTGAAGAGCGCGCTATCGTCACGCGCATCGACGCCGACCAGGTCTATGTGCAGGCGCTGAACATGGGTAACTGCAAGCGCTGCGCCGAGGGCCGTGGCTGTGGCGGTGGCCTGCTCGGCCGCCTCGGCCGGCACAGGCGACATGCGATTCCGGTGACCACGAAGATCGCGGACCTGCAGTCCGGCGATCCGGTGGTTGTCGGCATCGGCAGCGATGCACTGCTGCGTGCCTCGGTCATGGTCTATCTGATGCCCCTGGTCGGCATGATCGGCATGGGCGCGGTCGCGCGCCTGGGCCTGGGCGCCGGCGATCTGCTGGTGGCAGCCTTCGCCGTGGCGGGGCTGGCTGGCGGCCTGCTCTATGTCCGCTGGAAGAGCGAATCGGTGGATGCCAGCCAGTTCCGTCCCGTCGTGCTCCGGCGCGACCGCTTCGGCGCGGACAGTTGCCCGCGCCTCAACGACGAATACTGA
- a CDS encoding MucB/RseB C-terminal domain-containing protein, producing the protein MMRRQLGFLVLLGLPLWGWAESPEPAELIARMSEAVRTQTYSGTVVYSSDARMETLRVLHEFRNGEVRERLSSLTGDAREIYRNNEEVICVLPEQKIITVDRRAHQAASLLPSLRQDNITAMADRYRFEHLGEKRIAGRMCEGVRVSPRDDMRYGYEYWLDAETSLPLRVIVLNPDGERIEEMMFTDITFGEHFDDARFERDSASDDYRVIRHADESPRLRVPARWSLRESPPGFRKISHSVRKGADDRVPVEHFLFSDGLATISVYGANAADGRLDDMAPQSSRMGALNVASRVIDGHQVTVVGEVPAVTVQWVVDRLSLESAQSDTAAAFEPLPEPVGEAGDD; encoded by the coding sequence ATGATGCGGCGCCAGCTCGGCTTTCTCGTCCTTCTCGGGCTGCCGCTGTGGGGCTGGGCCGAGAGCCCGGAGCCGGCGGAGCTCATTGCCCGGATGAGCGAGGCGGTCCGCACGCAGACCTATTCCGGAACCGTGGTTTATAGCAGTGATGCGCGCATGGAAACGCTGCGTGTGCTGCATGAGTTCCGCAACGGTGAGGTGCGTGAGCGACTCAGTTCGTTGACCGGTGACGCGCGCGAGATCTACCGCAACAACGAGGAAGTGATCTGCGTCCTGCCGGAGCAGAAGATCATCACCGTTGATCGCCGCGCGCACCAAGCAGCGAGTCTGCTGCCTTCGCTGCGGCAGGACAACATCACGGCCATGGCCGATCGCTACCGCTTCGAACATCTCGGGGAGAAGCGCATCGCCGGCCGGATGTGCGAGGGCGTGCGTGTTTCTCCGCGCGATGACATGCGCTACGGCTACGAGTACTGGCTCGATGCCGAAACCAGCCTGCCATTACGCGTGATCGTGTTGAACCCCGACGGCGAACGCATCGAGGAGATGATGTTCACCGACATTACCTTCGGCGAGCATTTCGACGATGCGCGCTTCGAGCGCGATTCGGCGAGCGACGACTATCGCGTTATCCGCCACGCCGACGAATCGCCGCGGTTGCGTGTCCCGGCGCGCTGGTCGCTGCGCGAGTCGCCGCCCGGCTTCCGCAAGATTTCCCACTCGGTGCGCAAGGGTGCAGACGATCGCGTGCCGGTGGAACATTTCCTGTTTTCCGACGGCTTGGCCACCATCTCGGTCTATGGCGCGAATGCGGCCGACGGTCGGCTGGACGACATGGCGCCGCAGAGTTCCCGAATGGGAGCGCTCAACGTTGCCTCCCGCGTCATCGATGGCCATCAGGTCACGGTAGTCGGCGAGGTGCCGGCGGTCACTGTGCAATGGGTGGTCGACCGCTTGAGCCTGGAGTCGGCGCAAAGCGACACGGCAGCTGCCTTCGAGCCATTGCCGGAGCCTGTCGGAGAAGCTGGCGATGATTGA
- a CDS encoding sigma-E factor negative regulatory protein, translating into MQQNDELFSALLDGELAPDEIDTLIEALDREPGAAGTAARWSAIGAGMRGQGSSPGSILGGVRAAIDAEPLRPRVSSLGAAREQRRMRRRWALPATGLAAAASIALAVLLLPTVMQEGAPLQPAADVAGGAVVARVADDGAVAEQSSSSSTTQTRLAAGEPAHRVREEILNTYFIEYASHRSAQGIGGPLGYARYAAHNADIPSAQPR; encoded by the coding sequence ATGCAGCAGAACGACGAGCTTTTCTCGGCACTACTCGACGGCGAGCTGGCGCCTGACGAAATCGACACCCTGATTGAGGCTCTCGACCGGGAGCCTGGGGCCGCCGGTACTGCGGCTCGCTGGAGCGCTATCGGCGCGGGCATGCGCGGCCAGGGCAGTAGCCCCGGCAGCATTCTCGGCGGCGTACGTGCCGCCATCGATGCCGAGCCGCTTCGGCCCCGCGTGTCCAGCCTCGGTGCGGCGCGCGAGCAACGCCGAATGCGCCGCCGCTGGGCGCTACCCGCTACCGGACTGGCGGCCGCTGCGAGCATTGCGCTGGCTGTCTTGCTGCTACCCACGGTGATGCAGGAAGGCGCGCCACTGCAGCCGGCCGCAGACGTAGCCGGCGGTGCCGTGGTTGCCCGCGTTGCCGACGACGGAGCCGTTGCGGAGCAGTCTAGTAGTAGCTCCACGACGCAGACCCGGCTCGCCGCCGGCGAGCCCGCGCACAGGGTGCGCGAAGAAATCCTCAATACCTATTTCATCGAGTACGCGAGCCATCGTTCGGCCCAAGGCATCGGCGGCCCGCTCGGTTACGCGCGCTACGCCGCGCACAACGCGGACATTCCAAGCGCCCAGCCGCGATGA
- the rpoE gene encoding RNA polymerase sigma factor RpoE, which produces MTEELLDEELVRRAQDGQPRAFDLLVMRHQAKVVQLVSRFVGEGDAPDVAQEAFIKAYRALPKFKGDSAFYTWLYRIAINTAKNQLVSRKRRPQAQDIDAQDAELYGHTEQMSDIDTPEAQLLTGEIQQAVINAIDELPPDLKQAITLRELEGLSYEEIAEAMDCPIGTVRSRIFRARAVVDEVLAPLIDKPSQRSG; this is translated from the coding sequence ATGACCGAAGAACTACTAGACGAAGAGCTGGTGCGACGCGCGCAGGACGGGCAACCGCGCGCCTTCGATCTGCTCGTCATGCGCCACCAGGCGAAGGTGGTGCAGCTCGTCTCGCGCTTCGTGGGCGAGGGTGATGCCCCCGACGTTGCACAGGAGGCCTTCATCAAGGCTTACCGGGCGCTGCCCAAGTTCAAGGGCGACTCGGCCTTCTACACCTGGCTCTACCGCATCGCCATCAACACGGCGAAGAATCAGCTCGTTTCGCGCAAGCGCCGCCCGCAGGCCCAGGACATCGACGCTCAGGATGCCGAGCTCTACGGTCATACCGAGCAGATGAGCGACATCGACACCCCCGAGGCTCAGCTGCTCACCGGCGAGATCCAGCAGGCGGTCATCAACGCCATCGACGAATTGCCACCGGATCTCAAGCAGGCCATCACCCTGCGCGAGCTGGAGGGCCTGTCCTACGAGGAGATCGCCGAGGCCATGGATTGCCCCATCGGTACCGTGCGCTCGCGAATCTTCCGGGCGCGCGCCGTGGTAGACGAGGTGCTGGCACCGCTCATCGACAAGCCATCCCAGCGCAGCGGCTGA
- the nadB gene encoding L-aspartate oxidase — protein MQKAEVLILGSGAAGLACALRLAEQGVRSTVVSKTELCSGATLWAQGGISAVLDAADSLESHVADTVQAGGGLCDPELVRRVVARGPACIEWLVERGVVFTPDETGGDGRLHLTREGGHSFRRIVHAADATGAAVATTLADLVLAEPLITVRENAFAVDLIRDAHGKRVVGAYLMDAHSHEVVAEPAAAVVLATGGANMVYLYSSNPSGASGDGIAMAWRAGCRVANMEFMQFHPTCLFHPTARSLLISEALRGEGAVLQLPDGTRFMPRFDERAELAPRDIVARAIDHEMKRLGADHLWLDISHRDADFIRSHFPSIHARCAELGIDITREPIPIVPAAHYTCGGVLSDAAGRTDLAGLYAIGEVACTGLHGANRMASNSLLECLVMAEGAATDITERRPAPDGASLAPWDASRVTDSDEDVVISHNWQELRRFMWDYVGIVRTDKRLSRAAHRVALLQSEIEEFYGNFHISPDLIELRNLVTVSDLIVRSARVRDESRGLHYTLDHPAPHPDARWSLLAPGEETPKLLPIAESRLAS, from the coding sequence GTGCAGAAAGCTGAAGTGCTCATCCTGGGCAGCGGCGCGGCAGGACTGGCCTGCGCGCTCCGTCTCGCGGAACAAGGGGTACGCAGCACCGTAGTCTCCAAGACCGAGCTGTGTTCCGGCGCCACGCTCTGGGCACAGGGTGGCATATCGGCCGTGCTGGACGCGGCGGACTCGCTGGAGTCGCATGTCGCCGACACCGTCCAGGCCGGCGGCGGGCTTTGCGACCCGGAGCTGGTGCGCCGAGTAGTCGCGCGCGGTCCCGCCTGCATCGAGTGGCTGGTCGAACGCGGGGTGGTCTTCACTCCCGACGAAACCGGAGGCGACGGCCGACTGCACCTGACGCGCGAAGGCGGGCATTCCTTCCGCCGCATCGTGCACGCCGCCGACGCCACCGGCGCTGCCGTGGCCACGACACTGGCCGATCTCGTGCTGGCGGAACCGCTGATCACGGTCCGCGAGAATGCCTTCGCCGTGGACCTCATCCGCGACGCGCACGGCAAGCGCGTCGTCGGCGCCTACTTGATGGATGCGCACAGCCACGAGGTGGTGGCCGAGCCCGCAGCAGCGGTGGTGCTGGCTACCGGTGGCGCCAACATGGTTTACCTCTACTCCAGCAACCCCAGCGGCGCCAGCGGCGACGGCATCGCCATGGCCTGGCGCGCGGGCTGCCGGGTGGCGAACATGGAATTCATGCAGTTCCACCCGACCTGCCTCTTCCACCCTACCGCGCGCTCGCTGCTGATCAGCGAGGCACTGCGCGGCGAAGGCGCCGTGCTCCAGCTTCCCGATGGCACGCGCTTCATGCCGCGCTTCGATGAGCGCGCGGAACTGGCGCCACGCGACATCGTGGCGCGGGCCATCGATCACGAAATGAAGCGCCTGGGTGCGGACCATCTCTGGCTGGATATTTCGCACCGTGACGCCGATTTCATCCGCAGCCACTTCCCCTCCATTCATGCGCGCTGCGCCGAGCTGGGCATCGACATCACGCGCGAACCCATCCCCATCGTGCCGGCAGCGCACTACACCTGCGGCGGCGTGCTCAGCGACGCCGCCGGACGCACCGACCTCGCCGGCCTCTATGCCATTGGCGAGGTCGCCTGCACCGGCCTGCACGGCGCCAACCGCATGGCCTCCAACTCTTTGCTCGAATGCCTGGTCATGGCCGAGGGCGCGGCAACAGACATCACAGAACGGCGACCGGCGCCCGACGGAGCTTCGCTGGCGCCGTGGGACGCATCGCGCGTCACCGATTCCGACGAGGACGTCGTCATCTCGCACAACTGGCAGGAGCTGCGCCGCTTCATGTGGGACTACGTCGGTATCGTGCGCACCGACAAGCGGCTGAGTCGGGCCGCGCACCGCGTTGCGCTGCTACAGAGCGAGATCGAGGAGTTCTACGGCAACTTCCACATCAGCCCGGATCTCATCGAGCTGCGCAACCTGGTGACGGTCTCGGACCTGATCGTGCGCTCGGCGCGAGTCCGGGACGAGAGTCGCGGCCTGCATTACACCCTCGATCACCCGGCACCGCATCCCGATGCGCGCTGGAGCCTGCTCGCCCCCGGCGAAGAGACACCGAAACTGCTGCCAATCGCCGAGAGCAGGCTCGCCAGCTAG
- a CDS encoding lipocalin family protein, whose amino-acid sequence MRRALLIVATALLAACASAPKGVPPLPRAEAVDIDRFMGDWYVIAHAPTAPERDAFNAVERYGLCPDGRVATVFRFRERGFDGQREILRPTGFPDAGSGYAEWGMQFLWPFRAEYIVAWLGEDYQTTIIARSARDYVWLMHREAAMPPQALEAALQRIAGMGYERSALRMVPQRWPEVDGSMGPGDASKPRCD is encoded by the coding sequence ATGAGGCGCGCACTGCTGATCGTCGCGACAGCGCTGCTGGCGGCCTGCGCCTCGGCGCCCAAGGGCGTGCCGCCGTTGCCGCGTGCCGAGGCAGTGGATATCGATCGCTTCATGGGCGACTGGTACGTCATCGCTCATGCCCCGACGGCACCCGAGCGCGACGCCTTCAACGCCGTGGAGCGTTATGGCTTGTGCCCCGATGGACGCGTCGCTACGGTTTTTCGCTTCCGCGAGCGCGGCTTCGACGGCCAGCGCGAGATCCTGCGCCCCACCGGCTTTCCGGATGCCGGAAGCGGTTACGCTGAGTGGGGCATGCAGTTCCTCTGGCCCTTCCGCGCCGAGTACATCGTCGCCTGGCTGGGCGAGGATTACCAGACCACGATCATCGCGCGCAGCGCGCGCGACTACGTGTGGTTGATGCACCGCGAAGCAGCCATGCCCCCGCAGGCGCTGGAGGCGGCGCTGCAGCGAATAGCGGGCATGGGGTACGAGCGCAGCGCGCTGCGCATGGTGCCGCAGCGCTGGCCCGAGGTCGACGGCAGCATGGGGCCCGGCGACGCGTCAAAGCCGCGCTGCGACTAG
- a CDS encoding FAD assembly factor SdhE — protein sequence MSETALPKHLHWRMRRGMKELDLVLTRWAEANYLSASEVHRAAFDELLLREDPDIWSWLMGYAPAPEGAMSELIDALRAYR from the coding sequence ATGAGTGAGACCGCCCTTCCCAAGCATCTGCACTGGCGTATGCGCCGGGGCATGAAGGAGCTCGACCTGGTGCTGACGCGCTGGGCCGAGGCCAACTATCTTTCGGCCTCCGAGGTCCATCGCGCGGCCTTCGACGAGCTGCTGCTGCGAGAGGACCCGGATATCTGGTCGTGGCTGATGGGCTACGCCCCGGCACCGGAAGGGGCCATGAGCGAGCTGATTGATGCGCTCCGTGCCTACCGTTGA